TTATTTGGTCATTGTCAACCATAGCTGTTGGGCATCCTTTTATGTCATCCTTCTTAATGTAGTTGCATTTGGAACTTGAACATATATTTTCCACCTGTGATTGTTGGGCTTTTTCTTCCATATTCCCTCCTAAACATAAGTTCAATTTCAGACTGCTTGAAGGAGAAAACTCAGCACCAGAATCAGGGCATTCTGTGTCATCAAGAGAAAAAATAATTGATCCAGTGTAGAGCATCATAAAAAGAGCAAaatcatttcaaattttcaatcagTTCTTTTGAAGATCAAAGATGCATCACATATTCACAATCGCATTGCAAGTCAAAAATTTGTTGCCAGCACTACATGAAAAGTTTTGTACTAATGCAGACTAATTGAACTCACCGGCACAAGGATTAATCTCAGCATTGTTCTCTGAGGGGCCATCTTCCCCACTTCTCTTCTCGATTGCACTCACATTTAGTTCTTGAGAATCTTGACTAATGtcaccatgaacaaaaccttcTTGCAGTACTACTGCTTCACTGCTGATCCATGGCTCTTCCGAAACTTCATCAGATGCTTTTAGACTGTCTTCTACCTTGAATGTGGCAATGAGATTGTCGTAACAATTATTACTTCCCTCAGTTCCGCAGGGGAAATtacctatagaattgtgaaaacAGTATATACTAGTGCATCATTCCTCAGAAACAGTCAGAAAATTGCCATTTGGAGAAATACATGCAAACTTGCaaagtaaatataattacaataggTTATAacaataaacataataaaataaaatatatctgTATACCATGAGCTCCCAATGGTTCAGCAAATTTGAATGTTTCCTCTATTTCAGAGTCAACACTCCCAGGCAAATCATTTTTCTGTAATTCTGCATGATTTTAGTGATATTGTGTGAATTAAGGGACATAAAATGACAAGATTCCTAAAAACTACCAGgtctaataaattaaaactctTATTATATCACTGCATTCAAAACTGGCCTTGCTGGTGTTCTTTTGCTTTGTTCAAAGCAAGTGTAGGGCATAAAATGACATCAACAAGAAGTCAAGAATAGTTTGAACTGAAAATTATTAAGACAACATATAGCAGTAGTAAATCAAAGAACTACAAGTGCCCAATAATCCTATtctaacatatttttttaaattgcttaCCTGCATCAGATGCCTCAATCATTTTATCCATGTAGAAGTCCTTGACATTCTCTTCATCTGTACCTCTAACACTTTTGGGTGTGGAGAACAGCAGTCTAAGATGATCATCTGTGATTAGGCAAATAAGATACTGAATATTAGAAATATTCATAAATAACAAGAGCAAATTTCCCATCCAAAATGAAACACTTTAAAATAACTCTTGCCCATTGTCAATAGCGAACTTCAAAGGAGTAATCCAATGTGAAGCTTCATGAACAAAAGTGGTTGTACAGTCAAAAAATTGTAAGCTACCCTCATGAAACACTCAACATTGCAAATAGATGGCACTCAAAACAACTACTTTAGATACCTTGTTCCAGACCGTCAAATTTTTCTATACACTCACAGAGGACTCTGTCCATTTCTAAGCCATGTGTACTGTCATTTTGAGAAGTGCTTTTAATGCTGGTGGGTGTAGAAAACAATAATCTGAGTTGATATTCTGTCATCAGgcaaataattatttagaaatacattaaaatgtaaaagaaattgaattaaGAGATAAATTTCCTGTATTTCTGAGTACCACAATAAGAAGCATCATTAAGAAGAATGAATGGAACagcaattataaaaaattaaaagtatttaaaagaaaGCATCCTATTCCTCATGAAGTTGGAGAAAGAAAACTGCATTCTGAAGAAAGTGATAATATATTCAATAGCTTCAAGTTTACTAACCTTGTTCAGTGCTATCAGATCCACATTCACAATTAGAGAGGCATCTATGACTTTCTAAGCCATTGGTACTTTGATCACTGCACTTATCATTTCCATTGGGGCATGAAACATCACCAGAGGTTGTAAACAACTTTCTGAGTTCTTCACCTGTTATTTGTTAAGATTTGTGCAAATTAAATTCATCAAAACAGAAAATGCAAATTAGGAATAAAAGTTCCTATACATACAAttataagaaattaagaatattGATCTAGTTTGGTTACCTGCAATGGAAGCATCTGTGAATTGACCTGATGTTTTGTTGCTATCCATGTAGCAGGCATTGGCATTCTCTTCACAAGCGCTTCCATCTTTGATGGGTGTGGAAAACAGCAATCTCAGTTGTTCTTCTGTCAACagacaaacaatataatttgggAGCACAAGAAAATGAAGTTAGAATCCATTTTACAATCCTAAATGccacaatataaaaataaaaataaaaactttgcTCTTCATTATCACTGCACTTGGAAGGAGAAACACAATATGAAGACTCAAGATCAAGAACTCCAGGAACTGAATCTGAACCAAACTATTAAGCTAATTCATCATGAAATAAGTTTGATGAAGCAATCAAGTCTATGATTAAGTGATTGGATATCTAATGTTAATATCCACTATTTTACTAACCAGGTTCCATAACATCATATCCATCTTCACATTCACATAGGCCTCTTCCTGTTTCTAGGCCATTGGAATAGGTTCTTTGATTATGTATTTCAGTCCCGGCATCATTTGCAAATTCTCCTGTTAAACATGCCTTTACATGAAGTCAACTAAAATATGAAGCAGATTGAGTTTAGTTAAGCAATATAGTCCATTATATTGGACTCTATTAGTTTCTTAAGCACTAATGAAGGTAAAGAACTAACCATGCTTCTGCAGATTAGACTCTGAAGGAGGAAAATGCTCATGTTCAACATTATTAACAGAACCTGTTGAAAACAAAAAGGAACTTGTATCAGTAAAATGCCTAAATAGCCCTTTGAGATTAGTAAATAACTGGatactattttcaaaaaaaaaaaaaaaaaaataactggATACTGATTAATCTGATACTCTAAGGACATAGTGGTGTTATGTGACTACAAACACTCATAGAGAGGAAAAACAAAAAGCTATCCCAGTTTAACCTTCAGCATTGCTGCCTCTAGCTTCTTGTAGGCTATTCTCACTTCTCCTTTCAGTTGCATCAGATACTGAAGGTTTCCCATCATTATCAGGGGCATCCACCTGAATGCCCTGATCCTCCAAGTCTCCATCTTTAAGTATTTCATCTCCTTCAACAAAGACAAACTCAATACTGTTTCTAAGCTTGCTTGACTGTTCCCCAAGTTGCAATGCTTTCTTCCAATCCGCAGTACTAGCAGGTTCTGCAACTTTACCAATgcatttacattatttaatttgatacaaATACACAAACAAAGGGAAATGGATATTGGACCTTTATTAAGAACAGTTAAGAATTGTTCATTTATAGAGATATATCCAGCACCTATGTTCTCTGCATTTCCTGCATGAAGCTCTAGTATGGAAGCATCACACTTATGCTTTTCACTTGAATCAACAAAACCAGCTTTTTCAAATCTTTGGTATCCATCTTCAAGGTTCTCTCCAGGTCTATCATCTAGGGTGTCCTGTAGAACATCATTGGGCACTTTCATGGTGGCAAAGATATTGACACTGTCTGCTGCATTTACAGCCAGCTTCTTTTCACCTGAAAGTTCACCTCTAACAGCATGTTCAACCAATTGAATGGTAGAGCCTATGCCTTTGCTCAATGAACATGCATATTGAAGCTCTGCCACTTCCTCAGTCTGCTTCTCCTTTGTATCCGCTGCAAattagtaataaaattttagtacTTTTCTTGAATAATTAGAATAATCAAtaatcataaaaaataataataaaataaaaaataacctGCCAAATCTGATTGATCAATACATCCATAGGCCTTAGTTGGGGAGATGATCTCAAAAGGAACAGTATCTCTATCAACATTTATGCCATCATATGTTATACTGTGAACAGGATTATGACCAACTAAGTCACCCAGTGACTTCTCAGCATTCTCTTCCAATGAAATGTTAACTTTATCAGATAAGTCTTTTATTTCATCTACAAGAACTTTTTCTTGCTCCACATGATCAGTGTGAGAAGTAACAAGAACTTTTTCTTGCTCCACATGATCAGTGTGAGAAGTAACAAGTTCAGCTTCTTGCTCCACATGATCAGTGTGAGAAGTAACAAGTTCAGCAAATGACTCCTTAACTGCATTATCCAATTGAGGACTATTTACTTCTTCCATCTCTTCTTCTCTATCAACATTTACGCCATCATATGTTTCACAGTGAACTTCTCTATCAACATTTACGCCATCATATGTTTCACAGTGAACAACATTATAAACATTTACGCCATCATATGTTTCACAGTGAACAACATTATAATCTACTAAGCCACCCAGTGGCTTCTCATCATTCTCTTCCAATGAAATGTTAACTTTATCAGATAAGTCTTTTATTTCATCTACAAGAACTTTTTCTTGCTCCACATGATCAGTGTGAGAAGTAACAAGAACTTTTTCTTGCTCCACATGATCAGTGTGAGAAGTAACAAGTTCAGCTTCTTGCTCCACATGATCAGTGTGAGAAGTAACAAGTTCAGCGAATGACTCCTTAACTGCATTATCCAATTGAGGGCTATTCACTTCTTCCATCTCTTCTTCTCTATCAACATTTACGCCTTCATATGTTTCACAGTGAACAACATTATAATCTACTAAGCCACCCAGTGGCTTCTCAGCATTCTCTTCCAATGAAATGTTAACTTTATCAGATAAGTCTTTTATTTCATCTCCAAGAACTTTTTCTTGCTCCAAATGATCAGTGTGAGAAGTAACAAGTTCAGCGAATGACTCCTTAACTGCATTATCCAATTGAGGACTATTTACTTCTTCCATCTCTTCTTCTCTATCAACATTTACGCCATCATATGTTTCACAGTGAACTTCTCTATCAACATTTACGCCATCATATGTTTCACAGTGAACAACATTATAAACATTTACGCCATCATATGTTTCACAGTGAACAACATTATAACCTACTAAGCCACCCAGTGGCTTCTCAGCATTCTCTTCCAATGAAATGTTAACTTCATCAGAGAAGTCTTTTATTTCATCTACAAGAACTTTTTCTTGCTCCACATGATCAGTGTGAGAAGTAACAAGTTCAGCGAATGACTCCTTAATTGCATTCTCCAATTGAGGGCTATTCACTTCTTCCATCTCTTCTTCTCTATCAACATTTACGCCTTCATATGTTTCACAGTGAACAACATTATAATCTACTAAGCCACCCAGTGGCTTCTCAGCATTCTCTTCCAATGAAATGTTAACTTTATCAGAGATGTCTTTTATTTCATCTACAAGAACTTTTTCTTGCTCCACATGATCAGTGTGAGAAGTAACAAGTTCAAAGAATGACTCCTTAATTGCATTCTCCAATTGAGGGCTATTCACTTCTTCCATTTTTTTCCTATTGTCAACTTTAGGAGATAACCTTTGCTTGCTTTGCTTAGCTGACTCTTCAAATTTGTTGCTAGTCATAATAGTATCATCAATGAAGCTTCCAGAATTCATTGGTTCATTGAGGATATCTGTAACTTCTACACAAGACAATACAGCAACTTGAGTGCAGTCCCCAATCTGTAGTGATTTCTTCTCCCCATTACTCATTCTGTCTTCTACTAAGGAAACTTGGGTTTCTGGACTTTTTTCATTAGCTCTGTTCAGTGGCTCAGCTATTACAACCAGTTCATTTTCTCCTgcaatttcatcttctttgccTACAGATTCTGCATAGCCAATCTCTGTCAACTCCTTTTTCTGCATCTCTTTTACACCAGCTGAAACATAGACAAAGAAAACTTATGTCTCTACATGAATAGAGATACAATCATTAATCTCAAATATACTAACATGTAAAGTACAATAGACCATTAGCTCTATAGCTATCAATACATACTAACCTGTCAAGTACAATTGACCGTTGGATTTATAACAATCGATTGTGGAGTTGGCCTCAATGGAAGCACTATCTATGTCAAAATTAAAGTCTTCAGATGGTTCTTGCTCAGCCAAATTAGCAACTTCTAAGTCATCCAATGAATTCTCTACATTCACTTCCATTGAAACTTTCACCATTTCAGCAAAGCCCTTTGACTCAGTCACTGGAATATCCACTATTTGGACTTCAGTATCAGTGTGTAAGTCAACAAGGTCAGACCGTGAATACTCAACTCCACTAACCAATAGAGGGATTTTTACTTCCCCCACTTCTCCTATTCTGTCACCAACATTGTTAGGAgaaacttgattttttttatgtCTTGTCTCTTCAGATTCATTTCCTTCCAAGCAAGATTCATCCATAAGGGGCTCAGTACTTGTTGGTTCTTTTGTGGTTTCTGTATCTGTTATCCCAGACAACAGAGCAACATGGGTGCATTGCTCATTAATCTTTGTTAAGTCCTCAGCTATGGAAACTCCCAATGCCATATTTTTGCTTCCAGAATCTTTGTCTTCACCAACTGGTTGTACAATTTTATCATCTCTAGTAGCATCAACCCTTAACTGTTGGGAAGAAGTTTCAGCAGGTGTGCTCTTCTTATTACATGATTCTTTTTCCACTGCAGCATTCACAGTAGCATTGTGAATTCTCCCAGTTTCATCAGAAGCATTCCTTCTAGATGTCCTCATCTCTTCTGCCACTGTTCCTTCATGTTCATCAAATGATTTGCTTGAGTCGTTGCTTAATTCCCTGCTTGCAACAGTTTTGTTAGAATCAACTTGTTCATCAATGGATGAATTGCAGTAAAGCATAACAGTTTTATGCTTCAGCCCATCAGCTTCAGACATCTCATCATCTTTAATGACCTCCACCTCAAGACTGGCATTCGATGTTAAATGACTTGACAAATTTTGGTTCATATTTTGATGAACATTTCCAAATGTTGCCCCGGATTTTTGTACAGTAGCTCTTCTAGGTGAACCACCTGTTCGTTCTCCAACTTGATTAACCACTTCTAATCTACTCAGAGCTGCACTTTCAGTTTCAAACTGAGTGTTAAATGAAGAACTTCTAGGTGAAATACTTGTTGGTTCTTCAACTTGAATAAGCACTTCTAATCTACTCTCATCTGCAGTTTCAGTTTCAGACATTGCGCCGAATGAGGAAGCTTCCGTCTCTTTGGTAGCTTTCTCAAGCAAAGGCATCATAGAGTTTTGTGGGCTACTTCCAATTGTAGCTTTTGCTGGTTCTTTACCTACTTCATTTTTCTCCAAAGCTGCAATTTCAGTTGCAGGCATAGATGCTTCCACACTCTTGGCAAACTGACTTCTGGCTTTCTGCTCCTTTCTAACCATTTTACTTTTACCAATTCCCTGGTATGGATACTGTGATTCATCCATTTTGGCTGCAGTACGCTTTGATCTCCTCAGTCCCTTGCTTAGTTCCTCTTTAATCTGTTTGTTTTGAGGACCTTCCTCACCAGATTTCTCATTTCTGATACTTGTTTGTCCTCCCATTTTCTTCAATCCTTCATCAATGTCCTCGCTAACTGCAACCTTTTTGTTCCTCAACAATCTCTTTGTGCAAGCTCTGTTTTCGCCATTACTAGAAGCAAAACTATCTTCAGCAATCTTGAGTCCAGCAGCCTCCCGTTTACAAGTTTTCACTTCCAATTTAATCTGATTTCTTCCCAATCTTACCTTCCCAGAGTTTTTGTTCTCATCAAACATTACTGTGTCTTTGGCAAGTGTAACATTCCTCTCCGTGTCTTTGACATTTGAAACATTCCTCTTTGATCTCCTCTGTTCCTTTTTGGGTTCCTCCAAAATATCTTGACTTTGATGAACTCCATCACTGCCTAATGGACCTTGCTTACTCTGTCTTCCACTTCTTCTCAACCCTGCAGTATCttcctctctttctttcttcccTTCCACTGTTATCACCCTATTTCTTAATGATCTCCTAGTGACAACTCCAACCTCCTTATTGTCACCAGTCACCAAGGCCACACCATTTTCAGCACATCTGACTCCATCCATCTCCAATTCTGAAGCTTCAACTTCTAACAGTGCCTGCTTTCTACCCAACCTTCCCCcattattgttttcatttttaccAACATCTCCATTATCCTTCTTCGCTGCATTCCTCTTCGATCGCCTAAATGCACCTTGAGGTTCCTCACCAATCTGTTTACTCTCAGAAACATCCTCAATTCCTTTGGCACTACCCGGGTTTTGTTGCCATTCACTCTTCCTCAGTCCCTCAGCAACACCCTCACTTTCTCTCAAATCTTCATCTTGCATCTCTCTATTCCTCAATGCTCTCCTTGTGGCTACTCTAACTTCATTTTCAGAACATAATTTCTCTACTCTACCGTTACCATTCGAGCCCCTTTTGGTTACCTTCTTCTCAGCATCCCCTTCATCCAACAATTGTAGTCCCCGTGACCGGGTAACTCTAACCGGGCTTCTCTTTGCTGCTCTTTGGTTTAGCTCAACATTACAGGCATTCTCAACAATCAAGCAAGAATTTCCCATCCTTGATTTCCTCCTACACCCCCTTTTTGCAATTGATTTAGTGAACTCAATCAGCTCATTTTCAGGGCTAAACCTAACTTTCTTGGCCTTCCTATTTACACCATCCGAATCATTTTCACCATCACCCACCACCTTCAAACACGACTGCCCACGAATCATGGGCTTTTCTTTTTCACTTCCCTGAACAAAAGAATTACACTCTCAATCTCAAACATAATATTGGGAAAAAGACACTACTACTTGGAAATTAGGTCAAAATTAAAGAAGTGGAAAGGGAAATCGAGAAATGGGTTACCTTAAAAATGGAAGAAAGCCTGTTGGCCATTTCGACATTCGATAAATTCGCAGGAATGCCATGGTTCTTGCACAGCTCTTGAAGTTCCTTCCTTTTCATGCTGTGAAAATCCATCTCTAACTAAAATCAAGATAACATCAGTAAAAAAAACTGAGAGCTAGGAAATGCTGTACTTGGGATAAGGTCTGATTACGAGACAGAATTTTAGTAGGAAAAGTTTAGAGAGGTTTGTTGGGTTTGGTATTTAAAGAGGAGAGAGGGGaagtttgaatttgaattttgaatttaaacaaaaatgggTCCTTCCCGGGTAATTTGTCGATCTGAATTCCGGAAGGTATTTCACGTGCAACAGGCACGTGGGACTTGAAGAATAGTAGCGCGTCCAAATGCAGCTTTACACAAGTACACAACTCAAACAATAAGTTTTATAGCTTAAGCTCAAAATCGTGTGGCAAATCTTCATAATTGTGACTTTTTAAATGAGAAGTTGCTAATTTGAATCCTATTGGGAAATAactcaaacaataaaattttctaCATCTCCTTTGTATGCTTCCCTAAGATCGAGCAATAGTCAGGTTGGTCCACGTTTAAGTTGGTGCGAGCTTGTCGTGGTTATTTTGTGTTGCATGTCGAAAGCGTACTGGTTTATCTTGACTGCAACGTCATTGGACAAATAACGCTTTTAATGCAGTGTTCTATAACACGTAACAGACTCTTTTCTACTCTAGTTTGTTCTCCTACTTTCAGATATATTGCCAGCATTTGTTCACATTGCTTATCTTTTTCAGCACGTATGTATCAACATGTCTTTTCCCATTTCTAGAAAACATTTATTGATAAAAGTAATTGTGAgctatagtaaaaaaaaaaaaaaaaaaaaatgtcgtTTCCAATTTCTAGAAAACATTTATTGATAAACGTAATTGTGagatataataatagtaataataataaacattgtTAAGAGtaggatttgaacccacgccctctCGGACCAGAACCTTGAGCGTGTTGGCCACaactataattaaataatataagttTTTAACATTTAAATTCTTTGTTAAGAATGAAACTTAGTATCCTTAGATAGTCCTGATTGTGAATAAAAGGCCATTGAGCGTGTTGGCCACAactataattaaaagaaaaaaaatatcttttttattaataatttctcTGTTggtgtttagtttttttttttgttttgcatcCCTCGGTGCGACTGTGCGAGGGTTGAAGAAATGTATAGAACGTCTCTATCAAGATAAAGTGGTCTAATTGTATGTAAGTTTGATCAA
This portion of the Ipomoea triloba cultivar NCNSP0323 chromosome 5, ASM357664v1 genome encodes:
- the LOC116020789 gene encoding uncharacterized protein LOC116020789 isoform X4; protein product: MDFHSMKRKELQELCKNHGIPANLSNVEMANRLSSIFKGSEKEKPMIRGQSCLKVVGDGENDSDGVNRKAKKVRFSPENELIEFTKSIAKRGCRRKSRMGNSCLIVENACNVELNQRAAKRSPVRVTRSRGLQLLDEGDAEKKVTKRGSNGNGRVEKLCSENEVRVATRRALRNREMQDEDLRESEGVAEGLRKSEWQQNPGSAKGIEDVSESKQIGEEPQGAFRRSKRNAAKKDNGDVGKNENNNGGRLGRKQALLEVEASELEMDGVRCAENGVALVTGDNKEVGVVTRRSLRNRVITVEGKKEREEDTAGLRRSGRQSKQGPLGSDGVHQSQDILEEPKKEQRRSKRNVSNVKDTERNVTLAKDTVMFDENKNSGKVRLGRNQIKLEVKTCKREAAGLKIAEDSFASSNGENRACTKRLLRNKKVAVSEDIDEGLKKMGGQTSIRNEKSGEEGPQNKQIKEELSKGLRRSKRTAAKMDESQYPYQGIGKSKMVRKEQKARSQFAKSVEASMPATEIAALEKNEVGKEPAKATIGSSPQNSMMPLLEKATKETEASSFGAMSETETADESRLEVLIQVEEPTSISPRSSSFNTQFETESAALSRLEVVNQVGERTGGSPRRATVQKSGATFGNVHQNMNQNLSSHLTSNASLEVEVIKDDEMSEADGLKHKTVMLYCNSSIDEQVDSNKTVASRELSNDSSKSFDEHEGTVAEEMRTSRRNASDETGRIHNATVNAAVEKESCNKKSTPAETSSQQLRVDATRDDKIVQPVGEDKDSGSKNMALGVSIAEDLTKINEQCTHVALLSGITDTETTKEPTSTEPLMDESCLEGNESEETRHKKNQVSPNNVGDRIGEVGEVKIPLLVSGVEYSRSDLVDLHTDTEVQIVDIPVTESKGFAEMVKVSMEVNVENSLDDLEVANLAEQEPSEDFNFDIDSASIEANSTIDCYKSNGQLYLTAGVKEMQKKELTEIGYAESVGKEDEIAGENELVVIAEPLNRANEKSPETQVSLVEDRMSNGEKKSLQIGDCTQVAVLSCVEVTDILNEPMNSGSFIDDTIMTSNKFEESAKQSKQRLSPKVDNRKKMEEVNSPQLENAIKESFFELVTSHTDHVEQEKVLVDEIKDISDKVNISLEENAEKPLGGLVDYNVVHCETYEGVNVDREEEMEEVNSPQLENAIKESFAELVTSHTDHVEQEKVLVDEIKDFSDEVNISLEENAEKPLGGLVGYNVVHCETYDGVNVDREEEMEEVNSPQLDNAVKESFAELVTSHTDHLEQEKVLGDEIKDLSDKVNISLEENAEKPLGGLVDYNVVHCETYEGVNVDREEEMEEVNSPQLDNAVKESFAELVTSHTDHVEQEKVLVDEIKDLSDKVNISLEENDEKPLGGLVDYNVVHCETYDGVNVDREEEMEEVNSPQLDNAVKESFAELVTSHTDHVEQEKVLVDEIKDLSDKVNISLEENAEKSLGDLVGHNPVHSITYDGINVDRDTVPFEIISPTKAYGCIDQSDLAADTKEKQTEEVAELQYACSLSKGIGSTIQLVEHAVRGELSGEKKLAVNAADSVNIFATMKVPNDVLQDTLDDRPGENLEDGYQRFEKAGFVDSSEKHKCDASILELHAGNAENIVAEPASTADWKKALQLGEQSSKLRNSIEFVFVEGDEILKDGDLEDQGIQVDAPDNDGKPSVSDATERRSENSLQEARGSNAEGSVNNVEHEHFPPSESNLQKHGEFANDAGTEIHNQRTYSNGLETGRGLCECEDGYDVMEPEEQLRLLFSTPIKDGSACEENANACYMDSNKTSGQFTDASIAGEELRKLFTTSGDVSCPNGNDKCSDQSTNGLESHRCLSNCECGSDSTEQDDHLRLLFSTPKSVRGTDEENVKDFYMDKMIEASDAELQKNDLPGSVDSEIEETFKFAEPLGAHGNFPCGTEGSNNCYDNLIATFKVEDSLKASDEVSEEPWISSEAVVLQEGFVHGDISQDSQELNVSAIEKRSGEDGPSENNAEINPCAECPDSGAEFSPSSSLKLNLCLGGNMEEKAQQSQVENICSSSKCNYIKKDDIKGCPTAMVDNDQIIANSYLLFDSPSKLHAITDKRNDLDSNSNECSSTNEDNLGGQSLVVAEMSQPSSCGLVDPQESIASSALHVNESNSSTEENKCWRAKAAEMELYTSQPCLKPTHQSTAEIDSDGDKDASLSLEKNGSREEQNANSSLLRKSDTRRILIHATPYKKPMRVDMKENAPAPKGGLIGTLTAARPENRRRPLKDLQWNDGKN
- the LOC116020789 gene encoding uncharacterized protein LOC116020789 isoform X3, with product MDFHSMKRKELQELCKNHGIPANLSNVEMANRLSSIFKGSEKEKPMIRGQSCLKVVGDGENDSDGVNRKAKKVRFSPENELIEFTKSIAKRGCRRKSRMGNSCLIVENACNVELNQRAAKRSPVRVTRSRGLQLLDEGDAEKKVTKRGSNGNGRVEKLCSENEVRVATRRALRNREMQDEDLRESEGVAEGLRKSEWQQNPGSAKGIEDVSESKQIGEEPQGAFRRSKRNAAKKDNGDVGKNENNNGGRLGRKQALLEVEASELEMDGVRCAENGVALVTGDNKEVGVVTRRSLRNRVITVEGKKEREEDTAGLRRSGRQSKQGPLGSDGVHQSQDILEEPKKEQRRSKRNVSNVKDTERNVTLAKDTVMFDENKNSGKVRLGRNQIKLEVKTCKREAAGLKIAEDSFASSNGENRACTKRLLRNKKVAVSEDIDEGLKKMGGQTSIRNEKSGEEGPQNKQIKEELSKGLRRSKRTAAKMDESQYPYQGIGKSKMVRKEQKARSQFAKSVEASMPATEIAALEKNEVGKEPAKATIGSSPQNSMMPLLEKATKETEASSFGAMSETETADESRLEVLIQVEEPTSISPRSSSFNTQFETESAALSRLEVVNQVGERTGGSPRRATVQKSGATFGNVHQNMNQNLSSHLTSNASLEVEVIKDDEMSEADGLKHKTVMLYCNSSIDEQVDSNKTVASRELSNDSSKSFDEHEGTVAEEMRTSRRNASDETGRIHNATVNAAVEKESCNKKSTPAETSSQQLRVDATRDDKIVQPVGEDKDSGSKNMALGVSIAEDLTKINEQCTHVALLSGITDTETTKEPTSTEPLMDESCLEGNESEETRHKKNQVSPNNVGDRIGEVGEVKIPLLVSGVEYSRSDLVDLHTDTEVQIVDIPVTESKGFAEMVKVSMEVNVENSLDDLEVANLAEQEPSEDFNFDIDSASIEANSTIDCYKSNGQLYLTAGVKEMQKKELTEIGYAESVGKEDEIAGENELVVIAEPLNRANEKSPETQVSLVEDRMSNGEKKSLQIGDCTQVAVLSCVEVTDILNEPMNSGSFIDDTIMTSNKFEESAKQSKQRLSPKVDNRKKMEEVNSPQLENAIKESFFELVTSHTDHVEQEKVLVDEIKDISDKVNISLEENAEKPLGGLVDYNVVHCETYEGVNVDREEEMEEVNSPQLENAIKESFAELVTSHTDHVEQEKVLVDEIKDFSDEVNISLEENAEKPLGGLVGYNVVHCETYDGVNVDREEEMEEVNSPQLDNAVKESFAELVTSHTDHLEQEKVLGDEIKDLSDKVNISLEENAEKPLGGLVDYNVVHCETYEGVNVDREEEMEEVNSPQLDNAVKESFAELVTSHTDHVEQEKVLVDEIKDLSDKVNISLEENDEKPLGGLVDYNVVHCETYDGVNVDREEEMEEVNSPQLDNAVKESFAELVTSHTDHVEQEKVLVDEIKDLSDKVNISLEENAEKSLGDLVGHNPVHSITYDGINVDRDTVPFEIISPTKAYGCIDQSDLAADTKEKQTEEVAELQYACSLSKGIGSTIQLVEHAVRGELSGEKKLAVNAADSVNIFATMKVPNDVLQDTLDDRPGENLEDGYQRFEKAGFVDSSEKHKCDASILELHAGNAENIVAEPASTADWKKALQLGEQSSKLRNSIEFVFVEGDEILKDGDLEDQGIQVDAPDNDGKPSVSDATERRSENSLQEARGSNAEGSVNNVEHEHFPPSESNLQKHGEFANDAGTEIHNQRTYSNGLETGRGLCECEDGYDVMEPEEQLRLLFSTPIKDGSACEENANACYMDSNKTSGQFTDASIAGEELRKLFTTSGDVSCPNGNDKCSDQSTNGLESHRCLSNCECGSDSTEQEYQLRLLFSTPTSIKSTSQNDSTHGLEMDRVLCECIEKFDGLEQDDHLRLLFSTPKSVRGTDEENVKDFYMDKMIEASDAGNFPCGTEGSNNCYDNLIATFKVEDSLKASDEVSEEPWISSEAVVLQEGFVHGDISQDSQELNVSAIEKRSGEDGPSENNAEINPCAECPDSGAEFSPSSSLKLNLCLGGNMEEKAQQSQVENICSSSKCNYIKKDDIKGCPTAMVDNDQIIANSYLLFDSPSKLHAITDKRNDLDSNSNECSSTNEDNLGGQSLVVAEMSQPSSCGLVDPQESIASSALHVNESNSSTEENKCWRAKAAEMELYTSQPCLKPTHQSTAEIDSDGDKDASLSLEKNGSREEQNANSSLLRKSDTRRILIHATPYKKPMRVDMKENAPAPKGGLIGTLTAARPENRRRPLKDLQWNDGKN